In one window of Mytilus galloprovincialis chromosome 6, xbMytGall1.hap1.1, whole genome shotgun sequence DNA:
- the LOC143079782 gene encoding protein-glutamine gamma-glutamyltransferase K-like isoform X3, producing the protein MLNCLHRMKSNNIYEVLLKPKSVELQRSLNRQAHKTSLYEIPNLILRRGQSFDISITFDRTFSEADDEIVLRFVTGRQPMQSKNTVIPVTKVRNLQPGEWGYQITSTEDKKVSLKICTGSSCVVGRYTVYIDTIHRNNDKREEKYRYTHPDDIFIIFNPWCGADTVFLEDENEREEYILNETGRIWMGTVGKFSVRPWNFAQFDDVCLMAALAMLEKSELADSARGDPLLVVRAISSVINNNEHDGGILVGNYSGKYDDGVAPYAWNGSSAILEEYLKKRKGVKYGQCWTFAAVATTALRALGIPTRCITNFISAHDSDFSTQIDNFWSPDNKPRKRLNDTIWDFHVWNESWFKRPDLPDGYDGWQAFDPTPQECNEGVFTCGPASVKAIKQGKLYLGFDTRFLFAEVNGDRIHWTIDAEGNMEAIAEEKTIVGRYLSTKAVNTISREDVTNSYRYAEGTSELEEAVKLAKKLCARKDIKVASPSADDIEFNYNGSVQKNGDIDVEVKMKNIGKESRVVDIYITAIATKYTAVPSNDLKDSLAASVLEPSAENETKLSLKASDYISSIDTDSHVNIYIIANVKETNQKYICREIIRCERPNLELKTEGNATVGKPFDVIVKLINTLSIPLTGGYINLEGPGMQKVSAVKIKKPINPNEEIRETIQIKPRRAGRREIIANFHCKQLCDVTGVTEVEISGEPNKS; encoded by the exons atgttaaactgTTTGCATCGGATGAAAAGCAACAACATCTATG AAGTTCTGTTAAAGCCAAAGTCCGTCGAACTGCAACGATCCCTGAATCGACAAGCCCACAAGACCAGTCTATATGAAATACCCAATCTGATCCTCAGACGTGGGCAATCGTTTGATATCAGTATCACATTTGATAGAACATTCAGTGAAGCAGACGATGAAATTGTTCTCAGATTTGTTACAG GGCGCCAGCCTATGCAAAGTAAGAATACTGTCATACCAGTAACTAAAGTTCGTAATCTTCAGCCTGGAGAATGGGGCTATCAGATAACATCAACCGAGGACAAAAAagtcagtctaaagatttgcaccgGATCGTCTTGTGTCGTTGGGAGATACACAGTGTACATCGATACTATTCACAGAAACAATGACAAGAGAGAAGAGAAGTACCGCTATACTCACCCTGAtgacatctttattatttttaatcctTGGTGTGGAG CTGATACGGTGTTCCTTGAAGACGAAAATGAAAGGGAAGAGTATATACTAAATGAAACTGGAAGAATATGGATGGGAACGGTTGGAAAATTTAGTGTTAGACCATGGAACTTTGCTCAG TTTGACGATGTGTGTTTGATGGCAGCTCTTGCAATGCTTGAAAAGTCAGAGTTAGCAGACTCTGCTAGAGGAGACCCTCTGTTGGTTGTCCGTGCAATATCGAGTGTT aTCAATAACAATGAACATGATGGAGGAATATTAGTCGGTAACTATTCTGGTAAATACGACGACGGAGTAGCACCATATGCATGGAACGGAAGTTCAGCAATTTTGGAAGAATACTTAAAAAAACGAAAAGGAGTAAAATATGGACAATGTTGGACGTTCGCTGCTGTTGCAACTACAG CATTAAGAGCGCTTGGAATACCCACACGCTGTATCACAAATTTCATATCAGCGCATGACAGCGATTTCAGTACTCAAATAGACAATTTCTGGTCACCTGACAACAAACCAAGAAAACGTTTGAATGATACAATATG GGATTTTCACGTCTGGAATGAATCTTGGTTCAAACGACCAGACTTGCCTGATGGTTATGATGGATGGCAAGCATTTGATCCAACACCACAAGAATGTAATGAAG GTGTTTTTACTTGTGGCCCAGCCTCAGTAAAAGCAATAAAACAAGGAAAGTTGTATCTTGGGTTTGATACAAGGTTTTTGTTCGCTGAGGTGAACGGAGACCGAATTCATTGGACAATCGACGCTGAGGGGAATATGGAAGCTATTGCTGAAGAAAAAACTATTGTAGGAAGGTATCTTAGTACAAAAGCTGTAAATACAATTTCAAGAGAAGATGTGACAAATTCTTACAGATATGCAGAAG GAACGTCCGAACTTGAAGAAGCCGTTAAACTAGCAAAGAAATTGTGTGCAAGGAAAGATATAAAAGTTGCTTCCCCATCGGCTGACGATATAGAATTCAACTATAATGGCAGCGTACAAAAGAATGGTGACATCGATGTAGAAGTTAAGATGAAGAATATCGGCAAGGAGTCGAGAGTTGTCGATATTTATATTACCGCAATAGCAACCAAGTATACTGCAGTTCCGTCCAATGATCTCAAAGATAGTCTAGCTGCAAGTGTCCTTGAACCCAGTGCAG aaaatGAAACAAAGCTGAGTTTGAAAGCCTCAGACTATATCAGTTCAATTGATACTGACAGTCATGTGAACATTTACATCATAGCAAATGTAAAAGAGAcaaatcagaaatatatttgtagaGAAATAATCAGATGTGAGAGACCGAATTTGGAACTTAAA acTGAAGGTAATGCAACAGTCGGAAAACCTTTTGATGTTATAGTGAAGCTTATAAATACTTTGTCAATCCCTCTAACTGGGGGTTACATAAATCTTGAGGGACCAGGTATGCAGAAAGTCAGTGCTGTTAAGATAAA
- the LOC143079782 gene encoding protein-glutamine gamma-glutamyltransferase K-like isoform X4 — translation MDEEVLLKPKSVELQRSLNRQAHKTSLYEIPNLILRRGQSFDISITFDRTFSEADDEIVLRFVTGRQPMQSKNTVIPVTKVRNLQPGEWGYQITSTEDKKVSLKICTGSSCVVGRYTVYIDTIHRNNDKREEKYRYTHPDDIFIIFNPWCGADTVFLEDENEREEYILNETGRIWMGTVGKFSVRPWNFAQFDDVCLMAALAMLEKSELADSARGDPLLVVRAISSVINNNEHDGGILVGNYSGKYDDGVAPYAWNGSSAILEEYLKKRKGVKYGQCWTFAAVATTALRALGIPTRCITNFISAHDSDFSTQIDNFWSPDNKPRKRLNDTIWDFHVWNESWFKRPDLPDGYDGWQAFDPTPQECNEGVFTCGPASVKAIKQGKLYLGFDTRFLFAEVNGDRIHWTIDAEGNMEAIAEEKTIVGRYLSTKAVNTISREDVTNSYRYAEGTSELEEAVKLAKKLCARKDIKVASPSADDIEFNYNGSVQKNGDIDVEVKMKNIGKESRVVDIYITAIATKYTAVPSNDLKDSLAASVLEPSAENETKLSLKASDYISSIDTDSHVNIYIIANVKETNQKYICREIIRCERPNLELKTEGNATVGKPFDVIVKLINTLSIPLTGGYINLEGPGMQKVSAVKIKKPINPNEEIRETIQIKPRRAGRREIIANFHCKQLCDVTGVTEVEISGEPNKS, via the exons AAGTTCTGTTAAAGCCAAAGTCCGTCGAACTGCAACGATCCCTGAATCGACAAGCCCACAAGACCAGTCTATATGAAATACCCAATCTGATCCTCAGACGTGGGCAATCGTTTGATATCAGTATCACATTTGATAGAACATTCAGTGAAGCAGACGATGAAATTGTTCTCAGATTTGTTACAG GGCGCCAGCCTATGCAAAGTAAGAATACTGTCATACCAGTAACTAAAGTTCGTAATCTTCAGCCTGGAGAATGGGGCTATCAGATAACATCAACCGAGGACAAAAAagtcagtctaaagatttgcaccgGATCGTCTTGTGTCGTTGGGAGATACACAGTGTACATCGATACTATTCACAGAAACAATGACAAGAGAGAAGAGAAGTACCGCTATACTCACCCTGAtgacatctttattatttttaatcctTGGTGTGGAG CTGATACGGTGTTCCTTGAAGACGAAAATGAAAGGGAAGAGTATATACTAAATGAAACTGGAAGAATATGGATGGGAACGGTTGGAAAATTTAGTGTTAGACCATGGAACTTTGCTCAG TTTGACGATGTGTGTTTGATGGCAGCTCTTGCAATGCTTGAAAAGTCAGAGTTAGCAGACTCTGCTAGAGGAGACCCTCTGTTGGTTGTCCGTGCAATATCGAGTGTT aTCAATAACAATGAACATGATGGAGGAATATTAGTCGGTAACTATTCTGGTAAATACGACGACGGAGTAGCACCATATGCATGGAACGGAAGTTCAGCAATTTTGGAAGAATACTTAAAAAAACGAAAAGGAGTAAAATATGGACAATGTTGGACGTTCGCTGCTGTTGCAACTACAG CATTAAGAGCGCTTGGAATACCCACACGCTGTATCACAAATTTCATATCAGCGCATGACAGCGATTTCAGTACTCAAATAGACAATTTCTGGTCACCTGACAACAAACCAAGAAAACGTTTGAATGATACAATATG GGATTTTCACGTCTGGAATGAATCTTGGTTCAAACGACCAGACTTGCCTGATGGTTATGATGGATGGCAAGCATTTGATCCAACACCACAAGAATGTAATGAAG GTGTTTTTACTTGTGGCCCAGCCTCAGTAAAAGCAATAAAACAAGGAAAGTTGTATCTTGGGTTTGATACAAGGTTTTTGTTCGCTGAGGTGAACGGAGACCGAATTCATTGGACAATCGACGCTGAGGGGAATATGGAAGCTATTGCTGAAGAAAAAACTATTGTAGGAAGGTATCTTAGTACAAAAGCTGTAAATACAATTTCAAGAGAAGATGTGACAAATTCTTACAGATATGCAGAAG GAACGTCCGAACTTGAAGAAGCCGTTAAACTAGCAAAGAAATTGTGTGCAAGGAAAGATATAAAAGTTGCTTCCCCATCGGCTGACGATATAGAATTCAACTATAATGGCAGCGTACAAAAGAATGGTGACATCGATGTAGAAGTTAAGATGAAGAATATCGGCAAGGAGTCGAGAGTTGTCGATATTTATATTACCGCAATAGCAACCAAGTATACTGCAGTTCCGTCCAATGATCTCAAAGATAGTCTAGCTGCAAGTGTCCTTGAACCCAGTGCAG aaaatGAAACAAAGCTGAGTTTGAAAGCCTCAGACTATATCAGTTCAATTGATACTGACAGTCATGTGAACATTTACATCATAGCAAATGTAAAAGAGAcaaatcagaaatatatttgtagaGAAATAATCAGATGTGAGAGACCGAATTTGGAACTTAAA acTGAAGGTAATGCAACAGTCGGAAAACCTTTTGATGTTATAGTGAAGCTTATAAATACTTTGTCAATCCCTCTAACTGGGGGTTACATAAATCTTGAGGGACCAGGTATGCAGAAAGTCAGTGCTGTTAAGATAAA